One genomic window of Coffea eugenioides isolate CCC68of chromosome 1, Ceug_1.0, whole genome shotgun sequence includes the following:
- the LOC113769744 gene encoding salicylic acid-binding protein 2-like — MAAFNRFLVGIVIVFLAYSPSSSALHFLLIHGSGHGAWCWYKLATLLEQKGHNVTALDLAYSGRNQVPLERVHTFDEYHKPLSEYMKSLSPEDKVVLVGHSYGGYGVSWVMERFPEKVLGGVFASAFMVGPNFTLEDTNKLLPRPDQLDDSFVIGDPIRIVLIGPHFAATLLYQNSPPEDLKLANYSLRLTQFFYGDVVNRQIRVTKERYGSVPRAYVIDLEDKLITPEAQRLMIARTPPQVVRQIRGADHMVQFSKPREFANNLIEIGGLFESFDQEGKPYAL, encoded by the exons atggCTGCTTTCAATAGATTTCTAGTTGGCATTGTCATAGTATTCTTGGCTTATTCTCCCTCTTCCTCTGCATTACACTTTCTGTTGATTCATGGTAGCGGTCATGGGGCATGGTGTTGGTATAAGTTGGCGACTTTGCTGGAGCAAAAGGGCCACAATGTCACGGCTTTGGATTTAGCCTATTCTGGGAGAAATCAAGTGCCACTCGAAAGAGTGCACACCTTTGATGAATACCATAAACCTCTATCCGAATACATGAAGTCTTTATCTCCTGAGGATAAGGTAGTCCTCGTTGGCCACAGCTATGGTGGTTATGGTGTTTCCTGGGTCATGGAAAGGTTTCCAGAAAAGGTTCTTGGTGGCGTTTTTGCTTCAGCCTTCATGGTGGGGCCTAACTTTACACTAGAGGACACTAACAAG CTGCTTCCACGGCCAGATCAACTAGATGACAGTTTCGTTATTGGAGATCCTATAAGAATTGTGCTCATTGGGCCCCACTTTGCAGCAACCCTGCTCTACCAGAATTCTCCGCCAGAG GATCTGAAACTTGCAAATTATTCTTTAAGATTAACTCAGTTCTTCTATGGAGATGTGGTAAATAGACAAATTCGGGTTACAAAAGAGAGGTATGGATCAGTTCCTCGAGCCTATGTTATTGACTTGGAGGATAAGCTAATTACTCCTGAAGCGCAAAGGCTTATGATAGCGAGGACTCCTCCACAAGTGGTGAGGCAAATCCGAGGGGCAGACCATATGGTTCAGTTTTCTAAACCTCGAGAATTTGCCAACAATTTGATTGAAATAGGTGGGTTGTTTGAGTCGTTTGATCAGGAAGGCAAACCATATGCTCTCTAA